Genomic segment of Candidatus Poribacteria bacterium:
ACATATCGATCAGAACGCCCTCGTCAGGGATGGAAAAGCGGCGCAGCAAGGTATCTATGCGATGCACAAAATCCATTTTCCGAGCTGCTATGACCCAGAATTTCTCACACGTGTTCGAGATCCACGCCTCACCGATCCACTTGTCGATCTACTCGGTCCAGATATCCTCGGTATCAACACGTTATTTATCTGGAAAGCCCCGAAGATCGGTCTCGGTTTCCCGTGGCATCAAGATAAGTTCTATTTCCGCACTCGGTTTAGGACAGAGACAACTGTTGGAACATGGACAGCGATCGATCCGGCAGATCGAGAGAACGGTTGTCTCTACGTTATCCCGGGTAGCCATAAATGGGATATTTTTGAACACGGCGACCTTGAAGGCTCACAACAGCAGGAATTTAAGATGGCACGCGGTGTCCGCGACGAAGACGGTGTAGCGGTGGAAGTGCCGCCTGGTGCGGTTATCTGGTTCCATAGCCATCTCCTGCACAAGAGTATGGACAATCACAGCCTACGGTTCCGCCGGAGTTTCGTCGCCCATTACCTGAGCGCGCAAGCGGAATGGGTAAAACCTAAACCGGCGGGTGGGTCTGCTGTTATGTGGATTCGCGGTAAGACCTATCCGGGTAAAGTCCAAGAAGTCGAACATGATGTCGTCCCCATCCCCGAATTTTAGGAAACCACGATGAATACAGATTCAACACGACAAGACTTACGTTTTGGCTTGCGTTCAGATGAACTTTCCTATTGGAAGGAGAATGGCTATCTTGTGCGTCTAAACGTATTCACTGCTGAAGAGAACGATGCCCTTCGTCAAGTTGCTGAAGATGTCGTGGATGGAAAACGTCCATATCCAGATACGAACATTGATCAGAACGCGCTCGTCAGAGACGGGAAAGTAGAAGAGCAAGGCATCTATGCGATGCACAAAATCCATCATCCGAGTTGTTACTGTCCGGAATTCCTGGCGCGTGTGCGCGATCTGCGGCTCACGGATCCACTCGTTGATATCCTCGGCCCGGACATCCTTGGCATCAATAATCTATTTATCTGGAAGGCACCGAAGATCGGTCTCGGTTTCCCGTGGCATCAGGACAAATTCTACTTTCGCAACCGGTTTAATACGGAAACGACCGTCGGGACATGGACGGCTATCGACACAGCAGATCGAGACAACGGTTGTCTCTATGTGATCCCCGGTAGTCACAAACGGGATATTTTTGAGCATGACGACCTTGAAGGCTCACAACAACAAGAATTCAAACTCGCGCGTGGTGCCCGCGATGAAGAAGGTGTTCCAGTAGAGGTGCCACCCGGTGCGGTTATTTGGTTCCATAGTCATCTCTTGCATAAGAGCACGGACAACCATAGCCTGCGGTTCCGTCGGAGTTATGTCATCCACTACCTCAGTGCACAAGCAGAATGGGCACATCCTGCGGCACTCAAAAGTAGACAAAGACAACCCGTCATGTGGATTCGCGGTAAGACCTTCCCCAATAAAGTTCACGAGGTCGAGCGCGATGTGCGCCCAACCTCCGAATCCACTTGACATACAACACCAAAGGAATACGTAACAATGATTGCTTGGAAATCACCTGTGATGATATTGATGATCCTGCTATGTGGCACTGGCCTCAGTGTAGCAGACGTCTTAGAAGACGCGCTCGTTGGCGCGTGGCTTTTCGACGAGAACCAAGGCGGGACAGCGGCAGATGCCTCTGGAAACGGGCATGATGGCGATATTCAGGGTGCGAAATGGGTTCAAGGCAAAATAGGAACGGCTCTCGAATTCAACGGTGATGGTAATATCGTAGAAATTCCACATGATAAAGTGTTCGACCTCACCGAATACACAATATCGGCGTGGATCAAAACGGAGCCAACGGGTCTCTGGCAAACCGTGATCGGGAAAGAGCCTGTCGCTGGGAACCCGAGGAATTATGGGATCTTCGTTGCGGGCAATACGAAACTGCTTGGCGTGAACTACACCACTGCTGGTGCATGGAAGACCGCCTTTAGCAAGACGGTCGCTGCGGATGGCAAGTGGCATCACGTTGCTGCAACCTTTGATGGCACGTTCCTTCGTGCGTATTTTGACGGTGTGATGGAGGGCGAAACTAAGACCGAAATCCCGCCGGATCACAATACGGAACCTGTCCGAATCGGACGCTGGGGGAATCCGAGAGGCGATTATTGGGCGGGCGTGCTTGATGAGGTCGCAATGTTTAGTCAGGCGTTGACGGAAGACGAGATCAACGACATCACGATGAACATGCGCGATGCGTTAGCCGTCGAGGCATCGGGGAAGCTTACGGTGACCTGGGGGACACTCAAGCGGTCCTTTTCGCGATAAGTTCACACAGACGAACAACAGGAGGCAGATTTTTCTCGTATTCTTCTCGTGCCTTCCTTGACGACTCGTTCACCTAAGCAGAATTTCAGTGATTTTTCAACACGCTGAATATTGCTCAGTTCCAACGCTTCGGTCAGTTCTATTTCCACCTGCTTAAGCCAATCCATGAAACACGCTTGTCGGATCGGATGTTCCTGCCATTCAGCTGCGAAGTTTTCAAGCGGGTTCACCGGATTGCGTATGAGAGTCACGCCGTTATTATCATATTCAATATAGTGCGGCATTTGTGTTAAAATCTTCAGTAGCGTTTGTTGAAGATCTTTCTCGTTGTAGTAGGCATGCGCCGCAAGCGTCGTGATAATAATAGAGGATGGTTTAGCCTTTTCGTCATAGGCAAATTGATTCTTATCGAACCAAATGTCGCGGTGTCTCTTCAAAATCTGAATAGATTGCTGAATTGGTGTTTTGATTCTATAGTCAGGCACGTTGTCAATCTGCCTTCGCGTTAGAGACCTTCGGATTGCGGCACCCCTTTTTTTCATGCGACTTCGGAACCATTCGGCGTATCCCTTCGGATTACTGCACGGCCAGTTAGTATCAATTTGACAGTAATTGGGTAAAGTATTATCCGTAATTGCAATCTCGAAATCTAACCGGTTAGAAGATGAACCCTCTTTCGATTCAGGGGGAAATTTGAAGGGGGCAGCGTTTGAAACCGCAGGTAAGATATCCACGTGGAACTGAGCACCGTTAGCGTAATTCAATTTCCAAGAATGCTGAGTCTCTTTGGGTAGAAAGCACATATTCATAGCATGGGCATAAGCCTTGATTTCCTTCCCGACTAAATGCTTTAATTTTTCTTGACTGATTTCGGTTTTCTGAAGACGCACTTCACTGACAAGGTCTATATCATATTCTTCGGCATCAGACAAAGGTTTCGTGACAGTACCAAGTACAAAAGAACCTTGCGGGTAAATTTCAGGGCTGTAGCAAGCAACTTTAGATTCGTCCCGTTCCAACCACGCGCCGAGCGATTCATAAAGCTTTACAATGTGTGTATAGTGGTTTTCAGAAATGTCTAATGCGTCGGCTATGGCTTCAAGCAGCGGACTGGCTTGCGCCGGGTAAGTAAGTGTAGGAACTTCTCCTGTCCCGCGTTCAAGCCTCTCACGGACGACTTTGTCTACAGCGCGTTGAATTTGTCGTCTTGTAAACTTGCCTCGCTTGGGGGGATATTTAACCGTTCTTTTCCGTGCCATGTGAACCACCTCCTTAGATCACATTTCAACCGGTTGTTCGCTATTTTTCTCTAACCATCTGACAATCACCGAAGCGTAATCATTAAAAATCATATCTTCGGCATCTAATCGAAGCTCTTCAGCTGTCTGAGGCAAATCTTTCATAAATTTTTGGTAACGTTCCCAAATGATGCTTCCACCCGGGATTATCTGCCGTCCCGATGCAGTGCGAAGCCAGTTCCGAACAACTCCCACAATCGTTTCAAGATCGTTGCTGTGTGCCTGAATGTCCTGTCCAGCGATATCCGAGATAAACTGCTGATACCGGTACGGCTCTTTATCCAAGACGAGACATTTTTTCTCTTTCTGATCCGCTACTCCGAACTTCTTTGCCCCGAGGAAAATACCCAATTCCAGAGGCATATTAAATCGCGGAAACCCCGAACTCTCGTCTAATTCTATTCTGGATATATCATGAATTCCATAACAGCAATCCGCAACGATGTTGTAAATCTTATCGATGCGGACCTGACTCGCATCTTCTTCCTCAAGAGCACACCGGGCAATGAAACCGCAATCGTGGACAGTAAACACTATTGCATCAAACAATGGCTTATACGCTGGATCGAAGGGGCAATTGATAAAAACATTATCAGTATAGTGAGTTGATCTCATGATCTCCTACGGTTGCGTTGAATTCCGGACAGATTTTCGCGACGTGAAATTGATTAACCTTTAGGAATTATGCCATAAACCTGCCCGGATATCAAGACGTTTTTACGACTTTTTAGGGACATTTCGTCCGATTTTTAGTCTATTGGGGCGATATCTGCATGCCGTAGGCGAGGTTTGAAACCTCGTCTGTAAAGGGGTCTGCGTAAACCCTGCTTTAGAGAGGATTCAAAAAATCATTCGTTTTCAAATCCTATTCTTCTCACGTTATACCATTTCTAAGAGATTATATCGCATTGACAGATCGCCTCAAAGACTGCACAGGCTAACAGCCTATGCTACAAAGAGCTCGTTTATTGAAGCATTTTCAATCAGAAATGGTATTAGTAAATATTTATCAGGGTCATTTTTTAGATGAAGTTTAAATAAATATTTCGGTTGAAAAATGATTACCGTGTGGGCTGATCTGGGGGTTGGGGTTGGGAATCGAACCCGTAGATACGGCGCAGGGTCGGGGTGGCGCGTTCGATGACCTCCGGCTTGAGGTGATGCACGAAGTCGAACATCGGTTTGACAAACGAACGACAACAGAAACATATCAGAGCAATGCGCTGCTGATCGGTTTTATTGGCACCGGCGGAGTGCCAGATTGCACCATTAAAGAGGAACACAGAACCCTTCGGTGCGGAGAGTCGAACCTCATCGGGATGGTGGGTAGTGCCCGGAGGCGGTTTGATCCGCTGCAGATGGATACCTGGCACATGACGCGTGCCGCCGTTCTCCGGCGTGAAATCGTCGAGCAACCAAAGACTGTTAGCGACCAGCGGGAAACTGGGCAGTGGTTCCGGCATCGTTCCAAGCACGCTATCGACATGGTAGCCACCATCCGGCGCGCCCGGATCGATAATATTGGAAGTGAGGGTGCTGAGCGTATAATCTGGAGCGAGCAGGTGTTCAAAATAGGGCATCACCTTCGGACGAGCGACGAGCTGCTCATACATCTGTCCCTTGTTGACTAACCAACGGACGTGCTGCCCATACCCATCGGTATGTTGACGCGCCAAGCCGTTCCGTTTTTCTTCTTCCGCCAACCGGAGTATGTCGGCTCTGTAGACCTCAATCTCCGCATCGGAAAGTACACCTGGGATAACAATGCATCCCTGTTCGTCCAATTGCTTCTTTTCCGCTTCGGTGATGCCCATTTTTGTGTTCTCCTTTAGTAAGCGAAATTGAATACGGAACTTACGCCGCAAAGGGTTTCAGACACTCCTCATAGACGTTGAAACGTTCGCCTTCATGCTCTTCGGCATCGACAAGTTTCAACCAGAGTGCACTGTCCTTCTTGTCACCACTCAACTGTCGACGGCTGCCGAGATTCGAGGGATCCGGTCCGCTCCAAACGACTTCCCCGCCTTGCATATAGATGAAATTGTTACGATAGCGGTCAATCAAGTCTTTCTGATTTTCGAGATAAACCAATCCCTGTTCACACGTCGTTCGCCGCCAGTTGGCGACCGTCCCTGGCGTATCCGTTTCGACAGAATCGAACTCCGCCAAGGGTGCCTTGACTTCACTCTCCCAGTCGATTTCATCTAAGTTGACAGTGCCGTATCCGCGCTGTGCTGCGATGAGGATATGGTTCCGATCACGCTTGAAGGGGGGTGTGGGCCAGTCGGACTGTGGATCGTGTCCCATCAGATGCATCCCAACGGTGTCAGTAGAGATCGGATGATCCCCCGCGATGAGTGCGTTACAGATTCTGCCGACACCACCCCATTCGCGTCCCCACTGCCCCGTCAACGCATCAATGATATTGAGGCACGGCTTCGTGATGAGTGCGAGATCCGGGAGTACATAGGAGAGTCGGATGAGATGATGGTAATAACTGCGTGTCCTGCCCTCTGGGAGCAGCATCGGTGGCAACCCGAACAGGTTTTTGGTGCACAAAGTGATACCCATGAAGGCGTGGTTCTTCATCTTCGCCACAGAAACGACGGCATCGGCATCGTCAAAACAAGAACTCAATGTATAGCGATCGAACATTGAACCACCGCCGGGGACATCGTAGACCGTGAAGGGGGGTAGGTTGGAATCGACGAACTGCACGTCGAATTCTTTGAGAAGGTATTCATAGTTGAAATTGGGGGGCATCCGATGCCCGTGGGTATACGGGTTTGTGTCGGTAGCGACCAACTGCGCCGTGGTGTGTTCCTTGATTAGTCGCAACACGGCACGACAGACGGCATCGTCTACCAATTCTCGGCGGCGCCCTTCAAAGTAGATAATGCGCTCAGCGGGCTTCATCATATTAAACTTCATGACCACCTTCTTGGCGGTCTCAATCGGTTTCCAAGCACGGGTGAGCGGATCGGTGATACGGCGGAGCGTTTGATAAATCTCCTCCTCCGTTGCGCGATAATCGCAATGTGCTGCTCTAACTTTGAATTGTTTCTCTTGCATGGTGCAACTCCATTTATTGACGTGAATTGGGAAAATAGTAGCATGCCATTAGAAAATTGTCAAATCCGACCAGTGATTATAATAAATCGTATTCCAAACTATAACTGTTGACGCAGCAACCGGCGCATCACCTTATTGGAGGCGGTTCGTGGCAATGCATCCACGATGACGACATCATGGATCCTGAATAGCGGATTGAGATGTTGGGAGAGCGCGGCTTGCAACGCATCATGGATATCCTGTTGGGAATCGGAATTCCCGTCTACATTTGTTGGTTTCTGAGATTCTGATGCTACCGGCACAGTATAAATGACGAGTTGGCTGGGACCTCCGTCTTTCGGTGAAACGGCGACCGCTGCTGTTTCTTGTATCCCATCAACCCCGTTAAGGACTTCCTCAATCTCTGCGGAACTCACCTTGATCCCGCTCAGGTTCATCGTATCATCAACGCGTCCGTGAATGCGGTAATAGCCGTCCGCTAACCTTTCAAGTGCATCGCCGTGCCGGCGTAGCTCAGGCCGTGGTGTCCCTGCAAAGTAGACCTCATTGTGCTCGGCGTTGAGCAGACTCGTGGAGAGACCGAGGGAGGGTGAGACAATGAAAACTTCACCGTTGTCAGAGGGGTTTCCATCGTCATCATAAAGCAGGAAATCTAAACCGAGTGCTGGCGTGGTAAAGGTCGAAGGTGCAGCGGGTTGCACTCGCGTCCCTGTGACATAAGCGCCTCCAATTTCGGTGCCCCCGCAATATTCTATCACCGGTTTATAACCCGCTAAGGACATGAGATAAAGCATTTCTTCTGGGTTCGAACATTCACCCGTTGAACTGAAGGCTCGGATAGACTGCCAGTCGAGCCCGTGCATACAATCTATATTTTTCCAGGCGCGCACGAGGGTAGGCACAACCCCGAGCATGCTGACCTTCGCGTTCTGGACAAAGACCCCGAAGTCACGTCCTGTGGGAACGCCATCATATAGGGCAATAGTGGCTTTGTTGATGAGGCTGGCATAGATGAGCCACGGTCCCATCATCCAACCGAGGTTCGTGTACCATGCCAACACGTCGTTGGCGTGAATGTCGTGGTGTAGATAGGCATCCGCTGCGCATTTGATCGGGGTGGTATGTGTCCACGGGATCGCTTTCGGTTCGCCAGTGGTCCCGGAGGAGAAAAGGATATTGGTATGGGCATCAGGATGGCACGGGATAGCGGTAAAGGTCTCGGTGTCACTTAGGAAGGCATCCCATGTCATATCGCCTTCACGTTGGGTTGGCGCGGCAGCGTCCCCGCCTTCATAGGAAAAAATAATCGCTTTCGGGGCATTTGCGGCGATTACTTTCTCATACAACGGGAGGTGTTTCCCTGCTCTGTTTATATAATCCTGTGTGAAGATCGCTTTTGCTTTGCCGATGCGGAGACGGGTGGCGATTTCGTCCGGTGCGAAACTATCGGCGATACCGACAACAACACAGCCCGCTTTGACGATCCCCAGATAGATAGCAACAGATTCAGCATTCATCGGCATGTCAACTGCCACGGCATCGCCCGGCTCCATACCAATTTCAACAAGCCCATTCGCGACGCGATTGGTGAGGGACTCCAGTTCGCGATAGGTGAATGTTGCCAGACCTTCATGGTTCTCTTGTTGCGTAGCAATGGCGATAGCCTCAGGAGATGCGCTGAAGCAGCTTTCGACGATGTTGAGTTCACGTAGATGTGTTGCGATGCCCGTTCCGTCTTGTTGTGCCTTGGGGTTTGTAGCCATTGTCTTAATGTCCAATGCCTCAATCATCATCTGCCAAAACGTGTCCCGATTCTGCACCGTCCACGCGTGGAGTTCACGATAGGTTTTCAGATTTAAAGTCGCCATTAGACGGGTGATATTTGCTTCGGTGATATCTGTATCTGTAGGAAACCATGCGGGGGCTGGCTGGTCTGTTGCGCGATCAAAGTCGGCATACACTGTCTCATAAAGCAGTTGGTGGAGTGCGAATGGGTGATGCGGCGTGAGAATGTGGCGTGAAATTTCGTGCCAACAGGCAGCGGGAGATTGGGTCTTCAATATCCGATTGACGGCTTTTACGATCTCTGATGCTTCTGTTTTGCCCAATCCGCAAGCAGTGAGTTGTTCAACAATCAGCATGAGACGGATTTCCTCTTTGTAGGGGCTGGGTTACCCAGCCTCTACCGTCGTTTGAGCGGTGGCATCTGTTTCAAATTCGACGAATCTGTAAACCTGACCTAAGGAGAGTTCTGCCTCAATCGAAACGAGTGGTAACACGTTTTCAAGTGCGCTAAATTCGCTGAGTATCCATTGTTTGCCCTGACGGAGGTAGTGTTCGATATGAACCTGATCTTGTGAAATAAGGATGTATTCTTGGAGGGATTCTAATTGCCGATAGCGTATGAATTTCTCACCTCGGTCATAGTTTGCGGTTGAATCGGAAAGCACTTCAATAACGACTCGCGGATTGATGAGTGTATCAAAAACATCATCCTCAAAGCGGGGTTCATCACAGACAATCGTAACATCTGGATAGAAATAGGAAACACCGGTGCTAATTCCGACGCGCATATCACTGCCATAGACTCTGCATCCTCGCTCCGTCACTTGGTTATAAAGTCCGTTTGCTGTATTCATCGTGATAAGATTATGTTCGTTACTGGCACCAGACATGGCAACGATCTCGCCGCTCAGGTATTCACTTTTGAGTGTTGCCTTCCGCTCGACAGCAATGTATTCCTCGGGGGTTAAGTAGGTTCGGGCTGCAATAGATGACATGCGTGTCTCCTGCTGTTATAGATGTTAAACTTGACGATAGAAGTATAGCATATTATTCAGGGGCTAATGCACGTAACCGGTTAACAACCTTTACGACCTCATCAGCAACGATCTCAACCTCTTCCGCGGTGTTGTAGCGTCCTAAACCGAAACGGACAGCAGTTAACGCCAGTTCATTTGGAATCCCCATTGCAACTAAAACATGTGATGCCGTCACCGATTCCGAATCACACGCCGACCCAGTTGACAGGGCGACACTCTTAAGCCCCATCAGTAGGGCATGGCTCTGCACACCCGCGAAACAGAGGTTCAGATTGCCCGGTAGCCGCTGTTCAGGATGCCCATTGAGATGAATGCCTCCCAATCGTGCAGTTAACTTCTGATGGAGTGCGTCTCGCAAGGTCGCTACGCAACTTTTTCCCGTCTCCATGTAGTTTTTAGCAAGTTCACACGCTGCCCCTAAGCCGACAATTCCGGCGACGTTTAAAGTGCCGGGTCGAACGCCAGCTTCCTGTCCACCTCCGTGGAAAAGCGACTGCGGTCGAGGCACATCTCGACGGATGTAAAGCGCGCCGATCCCCTTTGGTCCATAAATCTTGTGCGCCGTTAGGGATGCGAGATCTACACCGAGTCTCTCCATCTCCGATGGCAACTGCCCGATACCTTGCACGGCATCCGAATGGAATGGCACGCCGTGTTTGGCAGCGACAGCAGCAATATCGGCGATCGGATTTATCGTGCCTACCTCGTTGTTCGCATACATGAAACTCATCAGAATCGTTCTCGGCGTAATGGTGGCTTCCACATCGTCATGACTCACCCTCCCGTATTTGTCTGCGGGGAGATACGTGGTTTCAAATCCTTCTGTCGCCAAGGCATAGCATGTATCGAGAATCGCATGATGCTCCGCGGTGCTCGTGATGATGTGGTTTCCCTTCTCTCTACAGGCGTAGGCGATCCCTCTCACAGCGAGATTGTCTGATTCGGTGGCACCGCTGGTGAAGATAACCTCTTCCGCTGAACAACCGAGCAGTTCAGCGACCTGCAGGCGCGCTTTTTCCACAGCATCCATTGCCGTAACACCGAAGGGGTGTGTGCTGGAAGCATTGCCGAAGTTTGTCGTGAGGTAAGGCATCATCGCCGCTAACACTTCTGGTGCTATTGGTGTTGTGGCGTGGTTGTCCATGTAGATGATATCGTTATTCACGAGGATTGTTCCTTCTGTGGACGGCACGGCGGCGCGTGTCTACTACTCTTAAAGACGTTCGCGGAACATGCCAATTTGTGGACGGCGGGAGAAAAGCGCGTGTAGCTTTTCTAAAGACCCTACTACTTTTAAAGCCGTTCGCGGAACATGTCAATCATGCCATCGGGTGGATCAAACGGCAATTCGACGACAGTGTTTGTCAACCCGCTATAGTAAATTCCCAACAACAGATTGAATTCCGCAAGGGATTGCTTTAGGTGGGTCGGATGCTCCTGACTCTCATCGTCGAGCCACGCAAATACTGCGTCTGTGAGTCCACCTTGAGCAATGACATCCTGTGCGCCGTAGTTGAGGTCGCCGCCTTCGTATCCACTGCCCGGTAGATTCCGTTCCCAACTCTCAAATCGCCAATGGACGAACCCTTTTTCACCAAAGACGCAGACCCGTTTATGCCTGTTATTTGAGGTATCGGGTAGCACACGGGGTGCCATGTCTGGTCCGAATGCGACTGAAACTTGCACGCCGTTGGCGTAGGTCACGAGTGCCGTAGCGTTGGCAGGGGAAGGTTGCGCGGTATCGAGTTGTTCCGCCCCAGAGATTTGTCCCTGGACCTTCACGGGTCGCGAGTTGTCGATATAGGAGGACACGAGTTGCAAGACGTGTGGGGCTTGGTCGACGGGTGGGTTACGTGCGCTTGCCTCAATAAATTTGATCGCACCGATTTTGCCTTCTGCGACATCACGCTTGAGGGCAAGATTTTGTGGATGGAAATTGAGTTGTGTGTTAACGACGAACTTCGTTTGCGTACGTTCGGCAAGCCCGGAAATCTGCCGCCAGTCTTCGCTCTCCACAGCGATCGGTTTTTCAACAATCGCAGCAGGTACCCCGTGTTCAGAGGCTTGGTTCATCAGCGGGTAGCGGATGCGTTCGTTGCTGCCGCGCAGCACGGGCGCGGTAACGATGTGCAGGAGGTCGGGTTTCTCTTTTGAAAGCATTTCGTCGAGATCGGTATACCGAGCATCAATACCGAACTCATCGCCGAAATCGTTGAGCAGATCTTCCTGCATGTCGCAAATAGCAGCGAGTTTGCCACCCTTGACGTGTTGATATGCGCGTGCGTGCCCACGGGCACGTCCTCGGCATCCTAAAATCGCACTTTTATACATTGTGCTGTCTCCTTTTATTCATGAATCCAGATAGTTCATTATAGGTCAAGTGCGCTTTTAAAGCAACGCTTTTCATAAAATTCCCCTTTAAAGAAAAGTGGAAATACGGTATAATATCCCCAAAAATGGAATACCGCGTCGGGGGAAAAGATGCAACGTTATCTTTCTATTTCCATAGTATGCTGTGCAGTCGTCCTCTTTTCAGGATGCCAATCCAAGGCACTGCGGATGCTGATCGAACCACAGGAGCTTTACAACTACGCCGTCGCCGAAGGGGTCACCTGCACCTCATCCGAAATGATAGATGGCGATGTGGAGACGAGGGGATACGCCGATGGGCGGTGGATTCACCTAAACTTGCCAACGCAAAAGGCGATTCACCGGATCACCATCAATGGAACTAATATTATAAACGCCATGATATACGAGAAATTGGAAGGTGAAGGACGTTGGCGTGCGTTTATGCAGATCCAGAACAATGAGAGTCGAATCATTAAAATGCGCGTTAGCGGTGTCGTGACGGAAGCGATCCGCATCTACATCAGCGGCACCACTGATGATGAAAAACAAGCCAGTCGGTATGATCCCAGGCGCGGCGCGATCGTCCCGCAAATAAGGTTAGGCAGAGCGTTTATACATGAACTTGAGGTTTATGGACTCGTCTCAAAGGGGAAATCCCCAGAATAAGGGCATACAACAATGAAACGCTTGATTTTTGAAGATATATACAGTTGGGGGGTCTTTAGTAGAGACCGACAGATAGACTTTAACGGACATTTGTGGGTGCGTCCCGACGGAAATATCCTGATAGATCCGGTTCCAATGTCTGACGACGACCGAGAACACCTGAAATCACTCGGTGGCGCGAAGTTGATCGTTCTGACCAACGCCGATCATGAACGAGAAGCCGCTGCTTTTCAGGAATGGACGGGTGCCGATGTAATTGTGCATGAAGCCGATGCAGATGCGCTGAACGTCACACCGACCCGAACGGTTCAGGACCGTGAGGCGATTGTTCCGGGTTTACACGCCATCCATCTCCGACACGGCAAAAGTCCGGGTGAAATCGCGCTCTATTTCCCAGAAAAACAGACCGTCCTGTTCGGGGATCTCGTGGTCGGTGAACCGATGGGTGCGCTGACACTGCTCACCGATAGTAAGCTGAGCGATCCACCGAAAGCGGCACTGGAACTGCGCAAAATTTTGGAACTCCGATTCAATACAATTCTCGTCGGGGACGGGCACTCCATTTTTAAAGATGCCCGCCAATACCTCGTTGATTGTCTGCAAGCGCGGCGCGACATTTACATCAACCGGATTCATATCGATGAAATCGCGTGGCAGCATAAAAATGCACCACACCCTTACGACTTCGAGGACAAGGACATCGATCCGCTCATCGGCGGCAAGAATTTAGGGTATCGCGTGATCCGGCTGCAACCGGGTAAGATGAGTTTCCCGATGCATTTCCACAATTTCGGGGAGGAGATGTGCTACGTCATGGAGGGTGCCTGCACGCTCAAAACTCCGCGAGGCGATGTAGAGGTTAGTGAAGGCGATTTCCTTGCGTTTCCACCGGGGACCATCGGGGCACATAAGTTTGTAAACAGCAGCGATGCTCCCGTCACCTTATTCATTCTCGGCACAACGACACCGCACGATGTGAGTGAATACCCGGATTCTAATAAGGTCCTCCCATACATTGTTGGGAAGATTTATCGTAGAGACCCAAGCCTGAGTTATTGGGACGGCGAAGTTTAACATGACTTACGTTCTACGCAATCTCTGATTCTCTTTTGCACGGGCATCCTCTTGCTCTGGATTGACAACCCCACTTCATTTTTTAAACTTTCCTTGCGGAGTAGTTGCGTGGGTTTTGTGTTTAACGTGCTTTGCTCTTGAATCGCCTGCGCCGTTGTTGCAGGCTAACAATTTGGGTTATTAATACCGAATTGAGATTCTGTAGCAGTATATCCGATTTGGAGAAAGGAAGCGACA
This window contains:
- a CDS encoding AMP-binding protein, with the translated sequence MRLMLIVEQLTACGLGKTEASEIVKAVNRILKTQSPAACWHEISRHILTPHHPFALHQLLYETVYADFDRATDQPAPAWFPTDTDITEANITRLMATLNLKTYRELHAWTVQNRDTFWQMMIEALDIKTMATNPKAQQDGTGIATHLRELNIVESCFSASPEAIAIATQQENHEGLATFTYRELESLTNRVANGLVEIGMEPGDAVAVDMPMNAESVAIYLGIVKAGCVVVGIADSFAPDEIATRLRIGKAKAIFTQDYINRAGKHLPLYEKVIAANAPKAIIFSYEGGDAAAPTQREGDMTWDAFLSDTETFTAIPCHPDAHTNILFSSGTTGEPKAIPWTHTTPIKCAADAYLHHDIHANDVLAWYTNLGWMMGPWLIYASLINKATIALYDGVPTGRDFGVFVQNAKVSMLGVVPTLVRAWKNIDCMHGLDWQSIRAFSSTGECSNPEEMLYLMSLAGYKPVIEYCGGTEIGGAYVTGTRVQPAAPSTFTTPALGLDFLLYDDDGNPSDNGEVFIVSPSLGLSTSLLNAEHNEVYFAGTPRPELRRHGDALERLADGYYRIHGRVDDTMNLSGIKVSSAEIEEVLNGVDGIQETAAVAVSPKDGGPSQLVIYTVPVASESQKPTNVDGNSDSQQDIHDALQAALSQHLNPLFRIHDVVIVDALPRTASNKVMRRLLRQQL
- a CDS encoding Uma2 family endonuclease, producing MSSIAARTYLTPEEYIAVERKATLKSEYLSGEIVAMSGASNEHNLITMNTANGLYNQVTERGCRVYGSDMRVGISTGVSYFYPDVTIVCDEPRFEDDVFDTLINPRVVIEVLSDSTANYDRGEKFIRYRQLESLQEYILISQDQVHIEHYLRQGKQWILSEFSALENVLPLVSIEAELSLGQVYRFVEFETDATAQTTVEAG
- a CDS encoding cysteine desulfurase; this encodes MDNHATTPIAPEVLAAMMPYLTTNFGNASSTHPFGVTAMDAVEKARLQVAELLGCSAEEVIFTSGATESDNLAVRGIAYACREKGNHIITSTAEHHAILDTCYALATEGFETTYLPADKYGRVSHDDVEATITPRTILMSFMYANNEVGTINPIADIAAVAAKHGVPFHSDAVQGIGQLPSEMERLGVDLASLTAHKIYGPKGIGALYIRRDVPRPQSLFHGGGQEAGVRPGTLNVAGIVGLGAACELAKNYMETGKSCVATLRDALHQKLTARLGGIHLNGHPEQRLPGNLNLCFAGVQSHALLMGLKSVALSTGSACDSESVTASHVLVAMGIPNELALTAVRFGLGRYNTAEEVEIVADEVVKVVNRLRALAPE
- a CDS encoding Gfo/Idh/MocA family oxidoreductase, encoding MYKSAILGCRGRARGHARAYQHVKGGKLAAICDMQEDLLNDFGDEFGIDARYTDLDEMLSKEKPDLLHIVTAPVLRGSNERIRYPLMNQASEHGVPAAIVEKPIAVESEDWRQISGLAERTQTKFVVNTQLNFHPQNLALKRDVAEGKIGAIKFIEASARNPPVDQAPHVLQLVSSYIDNSRPVKVQGQISGAEQLDTAQPSPANATALVTYANGVQVSVAFGPDMAPRVLPDTSNNRHKRVCVFGEKGFVHWRFESWERNLPGSGYEGGDLNYGAQDVIAQGGLTDAVFAWLDDESQEHPTHLKQSLAEFNLLLGIYYSGLTNTVVELPFDPPDGMIDMFRERL
- a CDS encoding cupin domain-containing protein, coding for MKRLIFEDIYSWGVFSRDRQIDFNGHLWVRPDGNILIDPVPMSDDDREHLKSLGGAKLIVLTNADHEREAAAFQEWTGADVIVHEADADALNVTPTRTVQDREAIVPGLHAIHLRHGKSPGEIALYFPEKQTVLFGDLVVGEPMGALTLLTDSKLSDPPKAALELRKILELRFNTILVGDGHSIFKDARQYLVDCLQARRDIYINRIHIDEIAWQHKNAPHPYDFEDKDIDPLIGGKNLGYRVIRLQPGKMSFPMHFHNFGEEMCYVMEGACTLKTPRGDVEVSEGDFLAFPPGTIGAHKFVNSSDAPVTLFILGTTTPHDVSEYPDSNKVLPYIVGKIYRRDPSLSYWDGEV